The Entelurus aequoreus isolate RoL-2023_Sb linkage group LG08, RoL_Eaeq_v1.1, whole genome shotgun sequence genome segment AATGGCATTAACATAGCAGCTGAAGGAGGGAGTCTGCCATCAGGCTTATTTTAGCTTATGAGTGTAAACACTAAAGCTGCTTTCAGGCCAACACAGTGTGCCTCATAAGTGGATTTTAATGCTTTGATTGTCATGTCCAgtgatgtcttgttgtttttttcaatgcatttacATGCACAGTTAAATGATGCTCCTGTCCGCAATATGTGTGCATTCTGTCTAGTAAAGCTCTTTTCATTGTGTTGCATCTTTAATAGATAGTTTCCCATGTATTTCTATCATGTGTAATTCTTTCATTTCAGATCTGTCCCTGAGGAGAATATAAAAGCTCAGGTGCTGCTGGAGCCATGTCCACAGGTCACACCTGAGCCAAGCCCCTGTCTTGAGCCCGCCAAGACTGATGACCACAGACAGCCAACAGGGAATCGTGTCTCCAATCTGCCCTTCGAGCCCCGGAAAAGCAGGGTCCGTGAGCGCCGACGGGAAGGCCGTTCAAAGACTTTTGACTGGTCTGAGTTCAAAACTGAAAAAACAGACAAGCTTGTGAAGGAGCGAGCAGACACAGTTGACCTCAGTTTATCCCTTTCCACAACCACCTCCTGCTGCTCTATTTCCTCTTCTCCTTCCTCGTCATTGTCCTCTCCTGTGTCTACCTCGGCCCTCCAATCCTCCAATGTATCAGACACTCACCACCCCTCGACAATAGTGCATTCAGAAAAGAATAACGTTAGGAGGGGCCCAGTCAGCATAAACCACCTGCCAAATACTGTACCTGTCACTTCCACGTTGAACACATCACCAGTGGAACCGCCCAGACCTGAACATCAAGCGCAAGGAAAGATGGAGGTAGACCACCCTACAGCCCTGCACAATGTTGAGGAAGACAAGTTCACCGAAACCTTGGGTGTGCAGGAAGAGATCGAACACCGATGGCATCAGGTTGAAAAAACACCACTAAGGGAAGAGAAGCAAGTGCCCATCACCACTGCTTCAGGGAACCCAGACAGATTACCTCCACATGAGCTTGCTGTACTGCTAGACAAAGAGGTTTGTGCatctaaatacatttaatttgacCTTGTTACTGCATCTTATGAAATGTATGTTTCTGTTATCAGCTGGGACAGAAACAGAAAGAGCTGGACCAGCTGCACAGACAGAACAGTCTTTTAAAAGAGCAGCTGGAAAATGCACTAGGAAGAGAACAGAGTGCCAGAGATGGCTACATCCTGCAGGTACTACATCAGGTCAATCGGTTCATGGAAAACAGATGACTTGTCACTTGTCCCAGCAATGTGTTTTAGTTGTCTACGTGCTCAGTATGTGTTGACAATGTTACTTGGTATGGGATTCTATTAACTGGTGTGGGTGCTTTTCCTCTGAAAACTGATATCCATGGTTGTGGTGTTTCTAGCATGAGCTGTACTAATGCTTGTCACGGAGTTTCACATCTCTTGGGAATATAACTGATTTGAATTTATATACTTAAGGTAAGAACATTTATCAACAAGCCTTGCACTGTGCTTTCTCTTctgcattgtttgtgtgtgttttcccaTCTTAATTTGGGGTGTATTTTGCATGTATTTGGGTTTGTAGATTGCATTCTTCAACTAATATCTCTTGGAAACTAATGGCTTATTGCACATTCACATGTatcctttttttttatagcatCACATCACAGGTGTATGTCATACAGTTTAGTTCATCACGTTTATCACCTAGTTTGTTTTGTTGTAcagtttttgtgtattttatcttttttataaACACTCAAAAAGCACAGTGGAAGCTTGTGGGGAAAAAGTCTTACCAAACAAGAGATTCATATCAAGAAACTTGAGATGTGGGTCTCCGTATCAGAGCGGGAACGTAACGCCATGTCATTAATCACTCTTGTCTCATCAATCTCTTTCAAGAGCGCAACACCCCCTTCGTCCTCGCCACGTAGAATGCCATGGCAACACTTGCACCAGCTCAAGCAAGACTTGCAGGGTGAATTAGAGTCCCAGAAGCGCAAGCAGGACCTCACTCAACAGCAGTTTCAGGCGTTAAAGAGAAGCTACACTGAAGCCCAAGATGTAGTAGACCACCATGATGCTGACATCCAAGCCCTGCAAGCGAAGCTAGCATCTGCACTAGCTGAAATCTTGGCAAGTGAACAAGCTGTGGCTCGTATGCGCAATGAACTCAAGCTGGAACAAGAGCGTTCAAAGGAACAAGACGAGGAACACGGGCGCAGCGAGGCCACCTTACGAGCTCAGCTAAAGGACAGTGAAGATAGACTGCGTGAGGTTGAGGCCAGCCTTTTAGAGCGAAACCAGGCCCTCCGGCATCTCGAGCACCAGCAGGCCCTGCAGCGAGACCACACCAGAGAGATACAGAGGTTACAGGACAGACTACAAGAGGTGACTGCACGGCTTGTTGCAACAGAGGAAGGTCAGGCGCTTAAAGAAGAACGCCTGAGAAAGGAGCAGCATAGCATTCAAGAGAGTCACGAGAGGGAAAAACAAAGTCTTTGTAGGAGAATAGCCGAAGCTGAAACAGCACATAAATGCATGGAGGACAGGCTGCTAGAGGCCGAACAGCAGGTGGAAGCCTTGCTAAAAGGGCGGCAGGCCTCAGCAGGAGTAGAACACATGGAGGAAATGCTAAAGTTGCAAGAGGATCTTGCCCAGAAGATCAGCATGGTAGACTCACTGAAGGAGAGCGTACGCAGGCTCGAAGAAGAGAGAGGTCTGCTCACATGCAGATGTCAGGAGCTTCTTAACCAGATTGCAGAGGCAGACCGAGAGGTCAACAAGCTTCACAATCGCCTCAAAACGGAGGAGGCAGATTACTGCTCTCTGGAGAACTCTTATGAGAGGGCCACCCAAGAGTTTCAGAGAATGAGCCAATTCCTCAGAGAAAAAGAGGAAGAGATTCGGCAGACGAAAGAAATGTATGAAAGGCTGATGGAATGTAAAGAGGAGGACTTAAGAGAGGCTCTTGTTAAAATGACTGTACTTGGCAACAGTTTAGAAGAAACTGAACAGAAGCTGCAAGCAAAGGAGGACCTTCTTTGTCAAATGAGTCAAAATCTGATAGAGAAAGTTGAGCCAAGGGATGCTGAACAAGATCTTAAAGTCAAGCTTGGGGTCGCAGAGGACCGCATAATCGAGCTTGAGCAGCACCTCAATGACTTGCAACTGGGATATGCTAATTTACACTTCgggaagaaacaagtccaagaACAGAACAAACGGGAACATGTCTTTTCTTCAAACAATGCAACTAATACAGAGAACTCAACAGATGACAACGTCTCACAGGCTAAGAGGCCAAGAATTCGTTGTTCTAATATCCAAGGTCAAAAATATGACAACTTGGATGACCCAGATGATTGCCATTTGAGCGATGCATTTGAAGATAAAAGACAAGTggacaaccaggaagactttgatctGGCTGAGGCCCTTTCCTACCCAGGTACCCCGTTCCCACATGCCAGTGACTCTGAGAAGTTTATTTCCATTGTGCGTGCCCTAGAAACTAAGCTGCTCACTACCGAGGAAAAACTGAGAAATCTAACTAGGACTCTACAGGAGCAACGTTCCATTCATGTTGATGTGTCCAAGAAAGATTTAAAAATGGTTGAAAACAAGCCGTACTCAGATAAAAATGTTATGTGTGCCACTGGACCTTCTCTCAATAATCCTTACGTAAAGGCCCTGCATTGTGTGGAAACAAGTCGAGAGAAAGTCAAGGCTATTCTGTCTGGCACTCACGATACCACTGATTCTCAGCTTCACTCGCTGGCAGAGGTTGAAAACGAGCTGTTCAGTGCATCAATGTATATCCGCCATGCACAAAAGACCTTGGACGAACAATCGCCTGCTCTCCCTCAAACGTCAGAATCCTTAGATAAAGAAGCAATTAATCTCTTTGCCAAAACACTTTCTTTCGAGGCACTTGTTTTAAATAAAATGGCTTTGCTGGTGCAGTCCTCGGAGTCTGACCTTCTGCAAACGCTGACAGCGATATGGAAGGACATAGAGAACATTAAAAGTGGTGACAAAGATTGCTTAGCTATAGTTTATGCAGATGTCTTGACTAGGAAGTTAATGTTGGAGAATGCATTTTGGAAGGAACTAGAGAATGAGGTGACACCATGTGAGGGTTTAAATGTTGCCGAATCTCAGGAGGCCAGTGTTGCAGCTGATGCAGACATAAACACATCAGCTATATTTAATACTTTAATCAAAGCAGAACTGTCTTACTCTATTCAAAACCTTAAGCTTTGCTATGAAGAGAAATTCAGGGTGCTTAAAGGGGAGCTGGCTGAAGCTCATCACAATCTATATCAAAGGGAAATGGCATTGAAGGCAATTATTGAAGCCTCCAAGAGGTCTGATTTGAAAAATGTAATCAAAGAAGTTAAATGCAACTTTGGCCTTGGTAAACAAAAGTTAGCCGATATTCACCCACCTGAACTTGCTCCATACACAGAGCAGATCAAACTGCAAGACGCCCGTGAGCTCGCTGAAGAGATTATAGAGCGACATTTAGCCGAGCAGGTGCCATCTTGTAGTGTTGACTCCATCCAGTCTCTGCAAGACACACATGACTGTTTGGCTACTGAGCTTCAACAACAAGCAGCAAAGCTCTACACATATGCACAAGAAATACAAAGCAGTGGCAACCATCCTGAATTAGCTAAAATGGTCAATGCACTTTTAGGGCCTCAAACATCTCATGTTTTTACTAGTACCTCTCTTTGTATGCGAGAAGCCCTCATCCAGGCTCAGGTGGCTTATGTGGCGTGCAGATTACGCTCCATGCATGAACGAAACGTGGGTTGGTGTAAACAGACACATCAGAACATGGACACCCTCGTGCAGCAGCATGCCTGCAGCATCAGGGCAATCCACGAGAAGTACGAAACATCCTTTCAGGAGGAGCGCCACAAAATCTCTCAAACACTGGCCATTCTtcagaaggagaacaaaactctCAAGAGTGAAGTCAGTCAACGTTCCAACCAACTCTCACAACAACAAGAGCAGCTGGCGCTCCTGGAAGAACATTTCAAGATGCAAACTGAGGAGCTCAAGCAGAAGCACAAGCAAGAGCTAAACCTAGCTGAGAAAGAGCGGGCGTCAACAGAGCTGGCCTTTGTAGAGACCTCAGTAGACAGCCAGCAGAAGCTGAAGAATCTGCTATCGGACATGGACGCCATGAAGCAGCAGCACCAGAGTCATGTCAGGAAGCTGGAGGAACAATTTGAGCAGAGAATCTCTGAGCTTGAGCACATCTACAAAGAGGAGATTTTAAAGCTGCATTTCCAGCATGAGGACATTTGCAATGTCCAAGAAGTGGATGAGAAAAACCCTGAGGTTTCTCACCAGCCCTCTTTTGAGGCCTCAGCACCAATGGAAGAAGAGGAACAAGGGAAGGAGGGAGGTGCATACGCCATGTCAGAGGTGGACACTATGGGGCTTCTAAAAGACAGGATCCAAGAACTGGAGACTCAGATGATCAGCATGAGGGACGAATTGGAAATCAAGCACCTGGAAGGAGATGTGGCCAGCCTGAGGGAGAAATACCAGAGAGACTTTGAAAGTCttaaggtttttgttttttcaatttttttctaaCAATCTTATATATTTCAATATATGAGAACATATATATAGTCATAGATAATAACAAATTACCACCTACTTCTTAGAACTGGGAAATTGTGAgatgaattggacattttattAAAAACTGTTCTCAAAAGCAGTTGCCTTTTTTCAAAATTTAGGACTAcagttactactactactagataGTTTAAAGTAATTTGAGATTTCTTGACCAATACATTTTAATCAGGCTTACATTATAAGGCACaatgattattaaaaaaaaccctgtgaTAATCCGAAATATATAAAGAGCAAAATGGCTGATGTATTTGACCATTTCCCCACATTTGATAGAATATAAATTTCTCGCCTGTGCTAACCTGCTGCTCTATTTTAACTCTCTACTGCCAGAGCTGGGCTTGCATTTAATTGCTTATAATGATCTTGCATGACCGACTTTAGCCTTGTAATGTACTGTACACGTAGTGTGTGTACTAGAGTATAAATTAAATCATAGTTTTGTCTTTATAGCTTCATAGTTCAgtttgttttttgtgcctttcacCAGGCCACGTGTGAGCGTGGCTTCGCAGCAATGGAAGAAACCCACCAGAAAGTGGTCGACGACCTCCAGAGGCAGCATCAGAGGGAGATTTCTAAACTCATGGAAGAGCGAGAGAGGCTCCTGGCAGAGGAGACTGCTGCCACTATCGCCGGTATACAAACTagcttaattttttttgtctcaATTGTCCTACAATAAGGTTAAATGTGATCTCTCGTGAAAAATGAAGCTATTGAAGCTATGAAGAATGCACACAAGGAGGACCTAGAGAAGACCCAGCGCTCCCCGATCAGTGGACTGAACTCTGATATCGATGAACTGCGATTACAATATGAGTATGTTTTCGAGTAGTATAATCACATAAAGAAAGGCACTGCTTCAATAATTGTACATTTATCTGACTTGTCCAGGGAAGAGCTGCAGTCCATCCAGAGGGAGCTGGAGGTTCTGTCTGAGCAGTATTCTCAGAAATGTCTGGAGAACGCCCATCTGGCTCAGGCCCTGGAGGCTGAAAGGCAGGCCCTCAGGCAGTGTCAAAGAGAGAACCAGGAGCTCAACACCCACAACCAGGTTACAATACACACACACGCGTGCGTGTGCACTCAACATGCAATGATGTCTTGTCTTGACTAACTCCATGTGGTCCAACAGGAATTGAATAACCGCCTGTCTGCAGAGATCACGCGCATGCGCTCTTGTTTCAGTGGTGAAACAGCACTGTCGCCGGTCACACAGGGCAAAGATGTGTATGAACTGGAGGTATGTCCTGTAAGGAAGCTCACACACCAGATCACAAAGAGTTGCTTCATCTCAGCTTCTCCTCTTGCCATCTTGAAGGTGCTGCTTCGAATCAAGGAGTCAGAGATACAATACCTTAAACAGGAAATCCACTCTTTGAAGGACGAACTGCAAACTGCTCTGAGGGTCAGCAAAACCCATTGTGTTGTACTTTTCCTTTTAATTTCTGAAGCACATGAGCATGTGTATATACGCTGTATGTTGTACCAACAGGACAAGAAGTACACTACAGACAAATACAAAGACATCTACACAGAGCTGAGCATTGTGAAAGCAAAGGCTGACTGTGATATTGGCAAGCTGAAGGAGAAGCTGCTCGTTGCCACCGAAGCGTTAGGCGAGAGGACCGTTGACGGGACAGTCACATCTGGATATGGTAACTCTAATAGCTGTATTTTTTCTTTGTATGTTTCCATGTAAGCTATGCCTTATGCAATACATACATGCACATGAATAGGATAAGGTTATGCTACAGAAGCAGTGTTTGAAAAAGTGTATGATTTTACTTACCAATTCAACAGGAATATACTGTAGCAACCATAGCATCCCTCTTTAAATCCTTATTTTGCATACATCTCGCTTGTGTATGTGTGCAAGACAGCTGCGATTGACAGCCATGAACGCCAGTCATCTTGTTCGGCCCAGATgcctatttttattcattttgatttgtagttgtgaaaaatatagacgttTAGTTTTGTAAAATCTGTTCTTTCAAATATGGTTTTATTAAACCAAccacaggcagcacggtggaagaggggttattgcgtctgcctcacaatgcgaaggtcctgagtagtcctgggttcaatcccgggctcgggatctttctgtgtggagtttgcatgttctccccgtgactgcgtgggttccctccgggtactccggcttcctcccacctccaaagacatgcacctggggataggttgattggcaacactaaattggccctagtgtgtgaatgtgagtgtgaatgttgtctgtctatctgtgttggccctacgatgaggtggcgacttgtccagagtgtaccccgcctaccgcccgattgtagctgagataggctccagcgccccccgccaccccaaagggaataagcggtagaaaatggatggatggataaaccaaCCACAGAATCTCAAAGTCCGATAGGTCTTCAAAACAAATAAGCTAATATTAATTGCCGGGTGATAATAGATTGGCATGAACAGCTGTTGCTGTGAGCAACCTCCAAATGTTTTATTAACTCCACAAGAGTGTGGTCAGCTTTCAAGATTTATCGAGATGTACATGTGTTTTTAGAATATTGCGTGTGCATGCATGTTTCATTTGCCTTAATGTTGTTTACAATAAACTCACTATTACTGTTCTTGCTGACTTAGCAGTTTGTTATTGGCAGTATTACAACACTGGTTCTGTTCTGTCTATTTAGTGACCATGTGTGGAAAGAGAGAGGTTTCCCTtttcactttctcatgcactcagTCATTATCAAAGTTCATTATATATTTTGAGTTGTCCAATTTCAGAAATAACTTCACAAATGCTATAAATGAATAATTTACAGTGATCTCAACCAACTGGTGGTCAACCAACGTCCTGGAACAGATTGTTCATccttagaggttccactgtatcagTCATGAAGCAATAGAGTTTAGAATGATATGCTAATGCAGTGACATAACGTAgtgttatttgtgtttttgtaagATATCATGAAATCCAAAAGTAACCCTGACTTCatcaaaaaagaaaaatcaacTCCCCCCAAGTCATCCAGAGGCATTAGGTCAAAGGTAAGCATCAGATACTTCCTCATGCAGTAGAAATCCATGCGCTTGTGTGTCATGTGACTTCTAAAGCAGCACAGCTACTTTGAATCAGACGTGTGTCCGGTCCTGCAAGATTTGTCATGTGTCTGTTTTGTCCACCAGTCTGTCACTGAACAGGTCCAATGGGATAGCTGACACTCCCCATGTGGGGTTAAGCCCTCCCACAAAACCCGCCCGAGATGCGCTGTAGGTATATTTAAATAAGCATGACAGAGAGCTAAGCATCCTTGCATGACCACACCTCCCTGTTTTCCTTTAATCCAACACCCACCTACTATCCAGAAAGATGTTTGCAGTAATTATTATAAGTCTGAAGATTAGCACTTTCACAAATGTAAAACCTGGACTGGTGAAGTTTGACCTGTGCTGTTTTTTTGGTATCCACGTTTTGTTTGTGTTCGTCTACAAAGGAGTATAATAATGACaatgaacaaaacaaaacaacagattAAAGTCGAAATATTATGAAAATTAAGTTACCCTATTAgaattattttacaagaataaagtagaAAGATTAACAGAATGAAGTTGCAATATTTAGAAGACAAAATTATGAGAAATAAATGTTAAGAAATTAAAGTAGAAATTTTTTCAGGAATAAAGTCaatattttaccaaaataaagtcacaatattatgagaataaataattaataaatacactttaggagaatacatttgtaattttatgaaaacaAAGTGGAAATATTAAAGAAGTAATTATTCTGGTAACATGTATTTATAAGTTATCAGTGTACAAGAGTAAACTTGTCGTTTGAAGTTACAATATTATAAtggcaataaaaataaatacattttaggaGAATACATCtttaattttataagaacaaagttACAATATTACAGAACAAAttattcttccatccatccattttctagagcttattcccttcggggtcgcagggggcgctggagcctatctcagctacaatcgggcggaaggcggggtacaccctggattctTGTAACACTTAATTAGAATTCGTCACTTTCCAATATAAAGCTTGTCATTTTACTATAATAAAGTCACaaaataattatgataataaataataaatacatacttttTTGTAGAATACATTCCCAATTTTAGAGAAAACAAAGTTGCAATATAGCTATAAATTAACATTTATGATTAAACATTTCAAATTTTATCACATTATTATGAAAGGAAATgataaatgttacaaaaataaaggTCATTTTTCAAGAGAAAACTTATTTGACAAAACTTAAGTAGATGCAAAcatttttacatgaataaaatgaaacatttttgaatatacatttataaatactaaatacatgatgggagaatatatttgtaattttacaGGACGAAGTAGCAATATTATGAGAAACAAGTATTAATAAGTAAACTTTAAGAATATGAAttgattgtatttatatagcgccttttaGACACTCAAAACGCTTTACGTTGAAAGCTTATTACTTATTCAGTCCACATTTACACATTGGTGgtagtagccacagctgcccttgtGTAGGTAGACTGATGGAAACGTGGCTGGCAAATCACGCCAATGGCGTCCCCGACCACCATCAAACttacatttacattcatacatGTGGGCTACactttacaaaaataaagtcaaaattttacaagaatggAGTAGCAAAGTCGAATGAATTATAAACGAATGTTAAAAGAATCATTTTGCAAATGAATGAGAACAAAGTCACAATATCACAGAATCAAATGAAAATGAAGTCAAATGTACATGAATAAAGTTGCaatgtaatgacaaaaaatgtaaaaatattatgtTCACATTTTAATGAGAATAAAGTATATAATAAAGTATATCATGCTGTGAAAATAAATGATCAATAATGGAGAAATTTAATTTTTCCAATAGTAATcttgtatttttaaataatttttatcatGTTGCGTGTTTTGTTTCTGTATACACTTTTGTTTGGGGATTTCAACatttacttaaaaaataaatacgtaTCGCAATATTGTTTTTCTCTAAGACTATTTTTCTTATAGTGCATGTTTTTCCCCTCATTTTTATGTAGCGCTTGTACCTAGTGTCAGCTCCTCATATGTAATGTGTTGTATGACACCTCAGCCAAGCTCATATTGTGTCGTTTAAGTTGTTTGTGCAGCAGACATGTTTTTCCCAGGCCCTTCTTCTATGCTCACATGTTGTTCTGCTACTATGTTGTCCTGAACAGAGTCTGAAAGAGGGACTGACGGTGCAGGAGCGCATGAGGCTGTTTGAGGCAAAGGATTCCAAAAAGATTCAAATGTCAAGAGTCTGAAGCTTCTCTTTACCAGCTTTTTGTTTTTATGGggtttgttttttgcatttttgctaAGACTGTGCCAGCACTAGCTCAGACTCATGGGAGTGAGAGATCAGACCTTCTGCTTACATGGAACAATTTTTTTGCATGTTCAAAAAAGGTATTTAATATGTCTAAAGTGGTGTGGAATAAGCTGTGAGAGGGATACATGACAGCCTTTTTAATCATATTCCCAAATGCCAAAATAGATAAAACACAGTATgaataatatatatctatatatttccTGATATTTGTCTGCTGTATTTTATATTGTTAGTTTCTTCCGTATATCTGAATGATTTTATTGTTTAGTGTACATAACTActggacatacagtatgtaagaGCATGCGTTTGTTGCGTGTTGGGGCATCTGCTGTACTCTAGTTTGACTGGtggaaattgtatttttattatttttttagttattaAAATATGTCTGTGGGATGAAAGGGGTGGGATTGGGGGAGGGGGGTTCAGTTGGTGGGATTGCACTTACAACTTGACTACTTGAGAAACCTTTTTTTATGTATCCAATCGGTGTTGTGATTTTCTCTAATTATTGGAGTGCAACCAAACATGGTGACGCGTTTTGTGGCGTACTTTTTATCCGGTTTCAAATGTGTGACTTTCGGGCTTTGCATGtctaatattgtgtcatttaaatCGCAAATTGCAGCACGTGGCCTCCTTTTCCTATTTTGTGACGC includes the following:
- the si:ch73-103b11.2 gene encoding uncharacterized protein si:ch73-103b11.2 isoform X2, with the translated sequence MSFKENPCRKFQANIFNKSKCQNCFKPRESHLLNDEDLNQAKPIYGGWLLLAPEGTNFDNPLHRSRKWQRRFFILYEHGILRYALDEMPSTLPQGTINMNQCSDVIDGESRTGQKNSLCILTPDKEHFIRAECKEILNGWQEALTVYPRTNKQNQKKKRKVDPPTQQCCCDLASHFVLSSSLPLLPSQTPIQEPGPAKVTVTSSSGGSIPCLPSSIASAERVPMSRATLWQEENRWSGATISCSRSASCLSQLGHSQPDSTITTQDDVGTMSTGRKVRVESGYFSLEKTKSEPSPQPAQHSQPLQPPHYLPLSSSTCSLGAPSPRYNSDPEPPMFPYPHSQDPLPSPGDILSPSYSTISSSQSSLDSEHSSATPTWEGRRCSVGGGSIASVNSAGGRVGHSGREYATLSDVPRARRLTHREAFHSEKKRQELRARTRSPGREEVARLFGEERRRSQVIDRFEESPNVERMDMGSSSDLSSSVNNAQRQGRSERRYLGDKHDMSLDAGKDHSVPDVSSSTFANIRRAKSLDRRVTESSMTPDLLNFKKGWMTKLYEDGMWKKHWFVLTDQSLRYYKDSIAEEASQLDGEIDLSTSYDVKEFPVQRNYGFQILCKEGACTLSAMTSGIRRNWIQAIMKNARPTIAPDVTRSVPEENIKAQVLLEPCPQVTPEPSPCLEPAKTDDHRQPTGNRVSNLPFEPRKSRVRERRREGRSKTFDWSEFKTEKTDKLVKERADTVDLSLSLSTTTSCCSISSSPSSSLSSPVSTSALQSSNVSDTHHPSTIVHSEKNNVRRGPVSINHLPNTVPVTSTLNTSPVEPPRPEHQAQGKMEVDHPTALHNVEEDKFTETLGVQEEIEHRWHQVEKTPLREEKQVPITTASGNPDRLPPHELAVLLDKELGQKQKELDQLHRQNSLLKEQLENALGREQSARDGYILQSATPPSSSPRRMPWQHLHQLKQDLQGELESQKRKQDLTQQQFQALKRSYTEAQDVVDHHDADIQALQAKLASALAEILASEQAVARMRNELKLEQERSKEQDEEHGRSEATLRAQLKDSEDRLREVEASLLERNQALRHLEHQQALQRDHTREIQRLQDRLQEVTARLVATEEGQALKEERLRKEQHSIQESHEREKQSLCRRIAEAETAHKCMEDRLLEAEQQVEALLKGRQASAGVEHMEEMLKLQEDLAQKISMVDSLKESVRRLEEERGLLTCRCQELLNQIAEADREVNKLHNRLKTEEADYCSLENSYERATQEFQRMSQFLREKEEEIRQTKEMYERLMECKEEDLREALVKMTVLGNSLEETEQKLQAKEDLLCQMSQNLIEKVEPRDAEQDLKVKLGVAEDRIIELEQHLNDLQLGYANLHFGKKQVQEQNKREHVFSSNNATNTENSTDDNVSQAKRPRIRCSNIQGQKYDNLDDPDDCHLSDAFEDKRQVDNQEDFDLAEALSYPGTPFPHASDSEKFISIVRALETKLLTTEEKLRNLTRTLQEQRSIHVDVSKKDLKMVENKPYSDKNVMCATGPSLNNPYVKALHCVETSREKVKAILSGTHDTTDSQLHSLAEVENELFSASMYIRHAQKTLDEQSPALPQTSESLDKEAINLFAKTLSFEALVLNKMALLVQSSESDLLQTLTAIWKDIENIKSGDKDCLAIVYADVLTRKLMLENAFWKELENEVTPCEGLNVAESQEASVAADADINTSAIFNTLIKAELSYSIQNLKLCYEEKFRVLKGELAEAHHNLYQREMALKAIIEASKRSDLKNVIKEVKCNFGLGKQKLADIHPPELAPYTEQIKLQDARELAEEIIERHLAEQVPSCSVDSIQSLQDTHDCLATELQQQAAKLYTYAQEIQSSGNHPELAKMVNALLGPQTSHVFTSTSLCMREALIQAQVAYVACRLRSMHERNVGWCKQTHQNMDTLVQQHACSIRAIHEKYETSFQEERHKISQTLAILQKENKTLKSEVSQRSNQLSQQQEQLALLEEHFKMQTEELKQKHKQELNLAEKERASTELAFVETSVDSQQKLKNLLSDMDAMKQQHQSHVRKLEEQFEQRISELEHIYKEEILKLHFQHEDICNVQEVDEKNPEVSHQPSFEASAPMEEEEQGKEGGAYAMSEVDTMGLLKDRIQELETQMISMRDELEIKHLEGDVASLREKYQRDFESLKATCERGFAAMEETHQKVVDDLQRQHQREISKLMEERERLLAEETAATIAAIEAMKNAHKEDLEKTQRSPISGLNSDIDELRLQYEEELQSIQRELEVLSEQYSQKCLENAHLAQALEAERQALRQCQRENQELNTHNQELNNRLSAEITRMRSCFSGETALSPVTQGKDVYELEVLLRIKESEIQYLKQEIHSLKDELQTALRDKKYTTDKYKDIYTELSIVKAKADCDIGKLKEKLLVATEALGERTVDGTVTSGYDIMKSKSNPDFIKKEKSTPPKSSRGIRSKSVTEQVQWDS